Below is a genomic region from Spirosoma radiotolerans.
ATTCTGTTGCTGCTCATTGGGGTTCTGATCGTCATTGGCGGTGGTTCGGCGGTAGCTCCGTTTATCTACACATTGTTCTAAACACATGGATATTACCGAAAAAGTAAAAGCCCAGCTCGTTATCGTAACTGGGTTGGTAGTGCTGTATTTTATAACCAAGTCGCCCTGGTTTCTGTATGGAGCTGCGGCTGTAGGGGTGCTGAGTCTGGCTGTTCCGGCCGTCGGTGACCTTATCGTAAAAGCGTGGTTCAAACTGGCTGAGGTGTTGGGAAATATAAACGGCAAAATCATTTTGTCGGTACTGTTTTTTGTCTTTCTGTTTCCCATCGCCCTGTTGTATCGCATGACGGCCAAGAATCCGCTGGCAATCAAACGCACCGGCAACACGTCGTTTTATACCGAGCGTAACCATCTGTATACGAAAGAGGATATGGAAGACGCCTGGTAATTACGAAGAAGCGTATATTGATTTCGGGCGTCTCGATTGTCGGGGTGCCCGATTTTTTGTTTAATTTTGTGTAGGCTTATCCAGAAAGACGGAGGGAACGGACCCGATGATGTCTTGGCAACCAACCACCCCAAGGAAATGGTGCCAATTTCCTCCCGCTTTATAGCGGGATAGATAAGTTAGCTCTGCGCTATCTGTCTGGCTGTATCTAAGCTGTTTTGTTCATTGGATTTTTTTTAGGGTATCAACTGTTGGTACACTACGAATCATGCCTTCTATTACTGCCTTTGAAAACGATACACGAACTTCTTCACGAACGTATCCTTGTCCTCGATGGGGCAATGGGAACGATGATTCAACGGTATAACCTGACGGATGGCGACTATCGGGGCGAGCGATTCCGGGATTGGCCGCATGACCTGAAGGGAAATAATGACCTGCTGTCGTTGACTCGACCCGATATCATTCAGGCGATTCACAAACAGTACCTCGAAGCCGGTTCTGACATTATTGAAACCAATACCTTCAGTGCTACGTCCATCGCTATGGCCGATTACCACATGGAGGAACTGGCCTACGAGCTCAACTATGAGTCGGCCCGGCTGGCTAAAGAGGTAGCGGTTGAGATG
It encodes:
- a CDS encoding DUF5989 family protein — translated: MEFLQDIFKFMKQRKKWWLAPMIILLLLIGVLIVIGGGSAVAPFIYTLF
- a CDS encoding SxtJ family membrane protein, whose protein sequence is MDITEKVKAQLVIVTGLVVLYFITKSPWFLYGAAAVGVLSLAVPAVGDLIVKAWFKLAEVLGNINGKIILSVLFFVFLFPIALLYRMTAKNPLAIKRTGNTSFYTERNHLYTKEDMEDAW